A DNA window from Ipomoea triloba cultivar NCNSP0323 chromosome 10, ASM357664v1 contains the following coding sequences:
- the LOC116033381 gene encoding kelch-like protein 28: MQLLHSPAAPVGCRPFFPPPSRSPENSMSKRCIFASFCSNDPASNDVSNWIACYNPSENTLSFVSRIPDLIENHVLKDFAMVSIGDSIYIIGGRLCSKDRTENVDGSEEFYDVDVKILSSVYNYNTISRQWSNCAPLNVPRYNFACTIWDNKIYVAGGQSTLGSARAISSAEGYDPVLDRWVPLQDMTRKRYKCVGVTWQGKIYVVGGFVEGGMQYVERCSAEVYDVASDQWGLVAGMWQLDVPPNQIVDVDGRLFSSGDCLTAWKGHIEAYDGQLNIWYMVEGSQKRFFPCEEIGQPIERLYLTMAPLGSHLYFLVGYRTTNEPSKTISMVHSFDTSEGKWKSFEPIQYDGERELCSHCCVVHHS, encoded by the coding sequence ATGCAGCTCCTCCACTCACCGGCAGCCCCTGTGGGCTGCCGTCCCTTTTTCCCACCGCCGTCAAGGTCGCCGGAAAATTCCATGTCAAAGCGGTGCATATTTGCGTCGTTTTGCTCGAATGATCCGGCAAGTAATGATGTCTCTAATTGGATAGCGTGTTATAATCCTTCTGAAAACACGTTGAGTTTTGTTAGCCGGATCCCCGACCTAATCGAGAATCATGTGTTGAAGGATTTTGCCATGGTTTCCATCGGAGACTCGATTTACATAATCGGCGGTCGGCTCTGCTCGAAAGATAGAACTGAAAACGTGGATGGTTCTGAAGAGTTTTATGATGTTGATGTGAAAATACTTTCTTCAGTATACAACTACAATACCATTAGTAGGCAATGGTCTAATTGTGCACCGCTAAATGTACCACGCTATAATTTTGCTTGCACCATTTGGGACAACAAGATCTACGTGGCAGGAGGGCAGTCCACGCTGGGCAGTGCTAGGGCCATCTCATCTGCCGAGGGGTACGATCCCGTCTTGGATCGATGGGTCCCACTGCAAGATATGACTAGGAAAAGATACAAGTGTGTGGGTGTGACGTGGCAAGGGAAAATCTATGTGGTGGGTGGGTTCGTGGAAGGGGGAATGCAGTACGTGGAGCGTTGCTCAGCCGAAGTGTATGATGTGGCAAGCGATCAGTGGGGTCTTGTGGCAGGGATGTGGCAATTGGACGTGCCACCTAATCAAATTGTTGACGTGGATGGTAGGTTGTTTAGCTCTGGGGATTGTCTTACTGCATGGAAGGGTCACATTGAAGCCTATGATGGGCAACTTAACATTTGGTACATGGTTGAAGGATCACAAAAGCGATTTTTTCCATGCGAGGAAATCGGACAGCCGATTGAACGATTATATTTGACAATGGCCCCATTGGGGTCCCATCTCTACTTCTTGGTGGGCTATCGAACGACCAATGAGCCATCAAAGACAATATCAATGGTCCATTCTTTTGACACGTCAGAAGGTAAATGGAAGAGTTTTGAACCAATACAATATGATGGAGAAAGGGAGCTTTGTAGCCATTGTTGTGTAGTTCACCACTCTTAA
- the LOC116033382 gene encoding splicing factor, proline- and glutamine-rich-like yields the protein MGNCCVSSATKEPPQNSERKTLPPHHPLPEEETVKEVLSETPTVRKNPPPVPANGSHPPKNSPPPAVKRTENGRKPPAGGMVFRSDGLSGEIFSPEICKRDHGDDVIEARRRSPPARVQKRSVPEKNGVGRSPSRRFEPSPGRARSSPGRDPGQGSPGNVSRMDNGEISGGLRSRSPIMHADNGNARIGSCRSPSARKTGRSLERVRSELGDKSRRLEESYSNRDSREKWPPTYSNESLENPLVSLECFIFL from the coding sequence ATGGGTAACTGTTGCGTTAGCTCCGCCACCAAAGAACCGCCGCAGAATTCTGAACGGAAAACTCTGCCACCCCACCACCCGTTGCCGGAAGAGGAGACGGTCAAAGAAGTCCTCTCCGAAACCCCCACCGTTCGCAAGAACCCACCGCCGGTTCCGGCGAATGGGTCCCACCCGCCGAAGAATTCGCCGCCGCCGGCGGTGAAGCGCACCGAAAACGGCCGGAAACCTCCCGCCGGCGGGATGGTTTTCCGGTCCGATGGGCTCTCCGGCGAGATTTTCTCCCCCGAGATCTGCAAGAGAGATCACGGAGATGACGTCATAGAGGCCCGCCGGAGGTCCCCGCCGGCGAGGGTCCAAAAACGGTCCGTTCCCGAAAAAAACGGCGTCGGCCGGTCGCCGTCGAGGAGATTTGAGCCGTCCCCCGGCCGCGCAAGATCAAGCCCCGGGAGGGATCCCGGCCAGGGCTCCCCGGGTAATGTGTCAAGGATGGACAACGGCGAGATCTCCGGCGGCCTGAGATCGAGGTCACCGATAATGCATGCCGATAACGGAAATGCAAGAATCGGGTCATGTCGGAGTCCGTCGGCGAGGAAAACGGGAAGATCGCTTGAGCGGGTCAGATCCGAATTGGGCGACAAGAGCCGGAGGTTAGAAGAAAGTTATTCTAACAGAGACAGTAGAGAAAAGTGGCCCCCAACATATTCTAACGAGTCCCTGGAAAATCCACTTGTATCCCTGGAATGTTTCATTTTTCTTTAG